GCGACAACGTCGCCGAGCCCGGAACCGGCCTGGACCTCCGCGCCGTGGGCGATGGTCACCAGTTCGTTGTACGAGAGCCCGTGGCCGAAGACGGCATTGGCCGCCAGTGCGGTGCCAAGCGCCAGCGCGCCGGAGACGCCGAAGCCCGACCCGAGCGGGAGCGGCGTTTCAGCAGTGACAGTCGCCGTGGTTCGCAGCGCGTCCAGCACTCGCTCGACGGCTTCCACCTCGATTTCCTCGCCGTTCAGCGTTATCTTGGTTTCAGCCCCGCGGCTGACGGTAACAGAAACGCCGTCAGACAGGGCCAGCCCGCCGCCGCGGGAGCCGGTCTCGATCGGGTCATCGCCACGGTCAACGGTAAAAAAGCCCGTGATGTGGCCGGGGACGAACGCGTGTGCTTCGTCGGTCATTGCCTCCTCGTGGGACCCAGTGGCGTTAAGGATTGGTGGTCGCCCGCTCCGTCCGCACACGCTCCGCCCAGAGTTTCAGGAGACCGACAGGCGGTTCTCCGACCCGTAGTTTGATGTATGTTTACACGAGATGACTGTGAAAACATGCCGACAATCAGCGCGCGGCTCCCGAGTGAAGAGAAAGACGAACTGGACGACGTCGCCGAGTTGCTCTCCGAGGACCGGTCGACCACGATTCGGAAAGCCCTGCGGGAGGGACTGGAAACGCTCCGGCTCCGCGTCGCCGTCGAGCAGTACCAGTCCGGCGACGTGTCGGCGGCCGAAGCCGCACAGCTTGCGGACCTCTCCATCGCCGAGTGGCTCGACGTGGCCCGCGAGCGAAACCTGACGACGCAGCTTGAGCTGTCCGACTTGGAGCTCGACGCCGACACGGCCGCGGAGCTATGACCCGCATCTACGTCGGGCCGACGTCGCTGTACTCGCTGGGACAGGTGGGGGAACTGTCGCTGCTGGACGCGTTCGACGGCGACATCGTCATTCCCGAGCCCGTCATCGACGAGGTCCAGGTCGAACCGACCGCAACGAACCTGACCGAGTACCGCGAGAACGGCATCGACACCGGCGTCGACGAGGACTACGTCGACCAGGCCGAGTCCCTGCTCGGCGATTCCGACCTCGGAGCCGCTGTGAC
The genomic region above belongs to Haloarcula hispanica ATCC 33960 and contains:
- a CDS encoding UPF0175 family protein; this translates as MPTISARLPSEEKDELDDVAELLSEDRSTTIRKALREGLETLRLRVAVEQYQSGDVSAAEAAQLADLSIAEWLDVARERNLTTQLELSDLELDADTAAEL